In the genome of Tropicibacter oceani, one region contains:
- a CDS encoding ornithine cyclodeaminase family protein: MPFAPKVLGDAELRALGLGPSEIVDAIGKAIRDKAAGRLITTPKSVIQPGDGRYMMTTLATGQAPDVTVVKAVTVCPDNPGRGLPSITGAIMVLDAQTGECLALMDAEWITGVRTAGLSAVAAGPLANPQSEIMGFVGCGVQARSHLEIFAALYPLKQIRLFGRGQANIDALCAMATDLGLQAQVCETPDQVLDGVDIVVSSITITYSGQPFLDARLMKPGSLAIVTDAAKPWMRETFSAFGTVVVDDRVQEENMPDPVVPPGRIAADLAELLDQGVALGKGPRAFMFRGIAAGDYALAARAWQECCKG, from the coding sequence ATGCCTTTCGCCCCCAAGGTTCTTGGCGATGCCGAGCTCAGGGCGCTTGGCCTGGGGCCTTCGGAGATTGTCGATGCGATCGGCAAGGCGATCCGCGACAAGGCAGCCGGGCGTCTGATCACCACGCCCAAATCGGTGATCCAGCCGGGCGACGGGCGTTACATGATGACGACGCTTGCAACTGGCCAGGCGCCTGACGTGACCGTGGTCAAGGCCGTGACCGTCTGCCCGGACAACCCGGGCAGGGGGCTGCCGTCGATCACCGGGGCGATCATGGTGCTGGACGCGCAGACCGGCGAATGCCTGGCCTTGATGGATGCGGAATGGATCACCGGAGTGCGGACCGCCGGGCTTTCGGCGGTGGCGGCAGGGCCCTTGGCCAACCCGCAATCGGAAATCATGGGGTTCGTCGGCTGCGGTGTGCAGGCCCGATCGCATCTGGAAATTTTTGCCGCGCTTTACCCGTTGAAACAGATCCGCCTGTTCGGGCGCGGTCAGGCGAATATTGATGCCCTGTGCGCGATGGCGACCGACTTGGGGCTGCAGGCCCAGGTCTGCGAGACGCCGGACCAGGTTCTGGATGGCGTCGATATCGTTGTCAGCTCCATCACCATCACCTATTCCGGCCAGCCGTTTCTGGATGCGCGCTTGATGAAGCCGGGAAGCCTGGCCATCGTCACCGATGCCGCCAAACCCTGGATGCGCGAGACATTTTCCGCCTTTGGAACCGTCGTCGTGGATGACCGCGTTCAGGAAGAAAACATGCCCGACCCGGTTGTTCCACCGGGGCGGATCGCGGCGGATCTTGCCGAATTGCTGGATCAGGGTGTTGCGCTGGGCAAGGGTCCCCGGGCGTTCATGTTTCGCGGAATCGCTGCAGGGGATTACGCACTGGCGGCTCGGGCCTGGCAGGAATGCTGCAAGGGCTGA
- a CDS encoding DNA recombination protein RmuC has product MIQIGDAAFALNDPLVLAVLAGAFVVFLLLFLAARGAGRSARAIEPLAYQMHALTQRVTGLSDGQERLAGGLHHVSEAQAQSQTAMLQLMEQRLAEVQERMSENLHGSARRTARSLGELQERLMVIDKAQANITKLSGDVLSLQDILSNKQTRGAFGEIQLHDIVQKALPSDSYTLQATLSNGRRADCLIHLPNPPGPIVVDAKFPLEGYEALRRAETQDQLTRAAQQLRIALRRHIRDISDRYIIEGETADGALMFLPSEAVYAELHANFPELVREGFAARVWIVSPTTCMATLNTMRAILKDARMREQAGAIRKELHLLYADVDRLGMRVANLDRHFAQASKDIEDIKISADKAGKRARRLDNFDFEELAGEGAVVPLTKPGE; this is encoded by the coding sequence ATGATCCAGATCGGTGACGCGGCTTTTGCGTTGAACGACCCGCTGGTTCTGGCCGTCCTGGCCGGGGCCTTTGTTGTCTTTCTTCTGCTGTTCCTGGCAGCGCGCGGCGCCGGGCGCTCGGCCCGCGCGATCGAGCCGCTGGCCTACCAGATGCACGCGCTGACACAGCGGGTGACCGGCCTGTCGGATGGGCAGGAACGGCTGGCGGGCGGGCTGCATCACGTCAGCGAAGCGCAGGCGCAAAGCCAGACCGCCATGTTGCAACTGATGGAGCAGCGCCTGGCCGAAGTGCAGGAACGCATGTCGGAAAACCTGCACGGATCGGCTCGGCGTACCGCCAGATCGCTGGGGGAATTGCAGGAACGGCTGATGGTCATCGACAAGGCCCAGGCCAATATCACCAAGCTGTCCGGCGATGTTCTGTCCTTGCAGGACATCCTGTCGAACAAACAGACGCGCGGCGCCTTTGGGGAAATCCAGTTGCATGACATCGTGCAAAAGGCGCTGCCGTCGGACAGCTATACCTTGCAGGCGACGCTGTCGAACGGGCGGCGGGCTGATTGCCTGATCCATCTGCCCAACCCTCCGGGGCCCATCGTCGTCGATGCGAAATTCCCGCTGGAAGGCTACGAGGCGCTGCGCCGCGCCGAAACGCAGGACCAGTTGACCCGCGCCGCGCAGCAGTTGCGGATCGCCCTGCGCCGCCATATCCGCGATATTTCCGACCGCTACATCATCGAAGGCGAAACCGCCGATGGTGCGCTGATGTTCCTGCCCTCCGAAGCGGTCTATGCCGAACTTCACGCCAACTTTCCCGAACTGGTACGCGAAGGGTTCGCGGCGCGGGTCTGGATCGTGTCGCCCACGACCTGCATGGCGACGCTGAACACCATGCGGGCGATTCTGAAAGACGCGCGGATGCGCGAACAGGCCGGTGCCATCCGAAAGGAACTGCACCTGCTTTATGCCGATGTGGACAGGTTGGGGATGCGGGTGGCCAACCTTGATCGCCATTTCGCACAGGCATCGAAAGACATCGAGGATATCAAGATCAGCGCCGACAAGGCAGGAAAACGCGCCCGTCGGTTGGATAACTTTGACTTTGAGGAACTTGCGGGTGAAGGTGCAGTTGTACCGCTAACAAAACCCGGAGAATGA
- the mutL gene encoding DNA mismatch repair endonuclease MutL — MNSHSPNMRPIIRQLDDAAINRIAAGEVVERPASAVKELVENAIDAGARRIGIEIADGGKTLIRVTDDGCGMTAEELPLALSRHATSKIDGSDLLDIHSFGFRGEALPSLGAVGRLTIQSRARGAEAAELSVHGGVREPVKPCALNAGTVVTLRDLFYATPARLKFLRTDRAEMQAISDVIKRLAMAEPSIGFSLRDVSGGNDRVTFRVDPESGDLFDALRGRLARVMGAEFVENALPIDAEREEFRLTGYAALPTYSRGTAVAQYLFVNGRPVRDKMLIGALRGAYHDFLSRDRHPAVALFVDCDPHKVDVNVHPAKSEVRFRDPGVVRGLIVSALRHALAEAGHRASSTVASATLGAMRPEPVQARVYQMDRPSPFARAVSYAAQAPEQGFAEMARDYSGRVVDAPLPAENAGQTETLPLGAARGQVHENYIIAQTQDGIVIVDQHAAHERLVYEKLKRQMAENGVAAQALLIPDVVDLSPGDRDALLSVADDLTRMGLTIEPFGGGAVAVRETPAILGEVNAKNLLNDILDELSDLGQSQLVQDKIEAILSRVACHGSIRSGRRMRAEEMNALLREMEATPHSGQCNHGRPTYVELKLSDIEHLFGRT, encoded by the coding sequence ATGAACAGCCATTCCCCCAATATGCGCCCGATCATTCGTCAACTGGATGATGCCGCAATCAACCGGATCGCCGCAGGCGAGGTCGTCGAACGGCCTGCTTCGGCGGTCAAGGAACTTGTGGAAAATGCAATTGACGCTGGGGCACGGCGCATCGGAATCGAAATTGCCGACGGCGGCAAGACCCTGATCCGGGTCACGGATGACGGCTGCGGCATGACCGCCGAGGAATTGCCCCTGGCGCTGTCGCGCCATGCCACGTCAAAGATCGACGGCAGCGACCTTCTGGACATCCATTCCTTTGGCTTCAGAGGCGAGGCGTTGCCGTCCCTTGGTGCCGTCGGGCGCCTGACGATCCAAAGCCGGGCGCGCGGCGCCGAGGCGGCGGAGCTGTCCGTCCATGGCGGTGTCAGGGAACCGGTCAAGCCCTGCGCGCTGAACGCCGGGACGGTCGTCACCCTGCGCGATCTGTTCTATGCCACCCCCGCGCGGCTGAAATTCCTGCGCACCGACCGCGCCGAAATGCAGGCCATCAGCGACGTGATCAAACGGCTGGCCATGGCGGAACCGTCGATCGGTTTTTCCCTGCGCGACGTGTCGGGTGGCAATGACCGCGTGACCTTTCGCGTCGATCCCGAAAGCGGCGACCTGTTCGATGCGCTGCGCGGGCGCCTGGCCCGGGTGATGGGGGCAGAGTTCGTCGAAAACGCCCTGCCCATCGACGCCGAGCGCGAAGAATTCCGCCTGACGGGATACGCCGCCCTGCCGACCTATTCGCGCGGCACCGCCGTGGCGCAATATCTTTTCGTCAATGGCCGCCCGGTGCGGGACAAGATGCTGATCGGCGCGCTGCGCGGCGCCTATCACGATTTCCTGTCCCGTGACCGTCACCCGGCCGTGGCGCTGTTCGTTGATTGCGACCCGCACAAGGTCGACGTGAACGTGCACCCCGCCAAGTCCGAGGTCCGGTTTCGCGATCCCGGTGTCGTGCGCGGGCTGATCGTGTCCGCCCTGCGCCATGCCCTGGCCGAGGCAGGGCACCGCGCGTCCTCCACCGTGGCCAGCGCCACCCTTGGGGCGATGCGTCCTGAACCGGTGCAGGCGCGGGTCTACCAGATGGATCGCCCCAGCCCCTTTGCCCGCGCCGTTTCATACGCCGCGCAAGCGCCCGAACAGGGCTTTGCCGAGATGGCGCGCGATTATTCCGGCCGCGTGGTCGATGCGCCCCTGCCTGCGGAAAACGCCGGGCAGACCGAAACCCTGCCTTTGGGGGCCGCCCGGGGGCAGGTGCATGAAAACTACATCATCGCCCAGACCCAGGACGGGATCGTCATCGTCGACCAGCACGCGGCGCATGAACGCCTTGTCTATGAAAAACTCAAACGACAGATGGCCGAAAACGGCGTGGCCGCGCAGGCGCTGCTGATCCCCGACGTGGTTGACCTGTCGCCGGGGGATCGTGATGCGCTGCTGTCGGTGGCCGATGACCTGACTCGCATGGGCCTGACCATCGAACCCTTTGGCGGCGGCGCGGTTGCCGTGCGCGAAACCCCGGCGATCCTGGGTGAAGTGAACGCGAAAAACCTGCTGAACGACATTCTGGACGAGTTGTCCGACCTTGGACAAAGCCAACTGGTGCAGGACAAGATCGAGGCGATCCTGTCCCGCGTGGCCTGTCACGGCTCGATCCGGTCGGGCCGCCGGATGCGCGCCGAGGAAATGAACGCCCTGCTGCGCGAGATGGAGGCAACGCCCCATTCCGGCCAGTGCAACCACGGTCGCCCGACCTATGTCGAGCTCAAGCTGTCCGACATCGAACACCTGTTTGGCCGCACATGA
- a CDS encoding aspartate aminotransferase family protein has translation MTTLSTNTPTAELQAIDAAHHMHPFTHASQLNAKGARIITRAEGVWLNDSDGNRILDGMAGLWCVNVGYGREELVDAAARQMRELPFYNTFFQTSHVPAIALAQRLAELAPGDLNHVFYAGSGSEANDTNLRLVRTYWAEKGQPQKQWVISRWNAYHGSTVGAGSLGGMKGMHAQGGMPIPGIAYIDQPYWWGEGGDKTPEEFGLERARQLEAKILELGPENVAAFIAEPVQGAGGVIIPPETYWPEIQRIVDQYGILLIADEVISGFGRTGHWFGSQAMGIKPHIMTVAKGLSSGYQPIGASILCDEVAEVVGNCEFNHGYTYSGHPVACAVALENLRILEDEGIVDRVRDETGPYLKERFESLTDHPLVGEARIIGMMGSIALTPDKASRAPFAAEAGTAGYITRERCFNNNLIMRHVGDRMIISPPLVIAKSEIDTLIERAWKSLDEAHAKLKDEGLMKAGRPS, from the coding sequence ATGACCACCCTATCCACCAATACCCCGACCGCTGAGCTGCAGGCGATTGATGCCGCGCACCACATGCACCCTTTCACCCATGCGTCCCAGCTGAACGCCAAGGGCGCGCGGATCATCACGCGGGCCGAAGGCGTCTGGCTGAATGACAGCGATGGCAACCGCATTCTGGACGGCATGGCCGGGCTGTGGTGCGTCAACGTCGGCTATGGCCGCGAAGAACTGGTCGACGCAGCGGCGCGCCAGATGCGCGAACTGCCCTTTTACAACACCTTTTTCCAAACCTCGCATGTTCCGGCCATCGCGCTGGCCCAGCGGCTTGCCGAACTGGCGCCCGGGGATCTGAACCATGTGTTCTACGCCGGCTCCGGCTCTGAGGCGAACGACACGAACCTGCGTCTTGTCCGCACCTATTGGGCCGAAAAGGGCCAGCCGCAAAAGCAGTGGGTGATTTCGCGCTGGAATGCCTATCACGGGTCGACCGTGGGGGCGGGCAGCCTGGGCGGGATGAAGGGCATGCACGCCCAAGGCGGCATGCCGATCCCCGGCATCGCCTATATCGACCAGCCCTATTGGTGGGGCGAAGGCGGCGACAAGACGCCCGAGGAATTCGGCCTTGAACGCGCCCGCCAGCTTGAGGCGAAGATCCTTGAACTGGGGCCGGAAAATGTGGCTGCCTTCATCGCCGAGCCGGTCCAGGGGGCAGGCGGCGTGATCATCCCGCCGGAAACCTACTGGCCCGAGATCCAGCGCATCGTCGACCAATACGGCATCTTGTTGATCGCGGACGAGGTGATCAGCGGCTTTGGTCGGACCGGTCACTGGTTCGGCAGCCAGGCCATGGGGATCAAGCCGCACATCATGACCGTGGCCAAGGGGCTGTCCTCGGGTTATCAGCCGATCGGCGCCAGCATCCTGTGCGACGAGGTCGCCGAAGTTGTCGGCAACTGCGAATTCAACCACGGCTATACCTATTCCGGTCACCCGGTTGCCTGCGCCGTTGCGCTGGAAAACCTGCGCATCCTCGAAGATGAGGGCATCGTTGACCGCGTGCGCGACGAAACCGGCCCCTACCTGAAAGAGCGGTTCGAGTCGCTGACGGATCACCCCCTGGTGGGCGAGGCCAGGATCATCGGCATGATGGGCAGCATCGCCCTGACCCCGGACAAGGCCAGCCGCGCCCCCTTTGCGGCCGAGGCAGGCACCGCCGGTTACATCACGCGCGAACGCTGCTTCAACAACAACCTGATCATGCGTCACGTCGGCGACCGGATGATCATTTCCCCGCCCTTGGTGATCGCAAAGAGCGAAATCGACACGCTGATCGAACGCGCCTGGAAAAGCCTGGACGAGGCCCATGCCAAGCTGAAGGACGAGGGGCTGATGAAGGCCGGTCGTCCGTCCTGA
- a CDS encoding GntR family transcriptional regulator, whose translation MNIQAESTRRAGLPVHETVYRRLRDMILFGEMAPGQAVTIQGLVDETGAGMTPVREALRRLTAEGALEAFGNRRIAVPVLRPDCIAELVTARVAVEPILARQAAARIDDEVIAQLAAIDDRLDLAISQGDIRLYLQENHRFHARLNQVAQAPILTAIVDSLWLRFGPSLRVVCGQIGTRSLPDRHKDLVQALQARDPEAAAQAIEEDVVQGMEMIMAGLTAP comes from the coding sequence ATGAACATTCAGGCAGAGAGCACCCGGCGCGCCGGCTTGCCCGTGCATGAAACCGTGTACCGGCGCCTGCGCGACATGATCCTGTTCGGAGAGATGGCGCCGGGTCAGGCGGTGACGATCCAGGGGCTGGTCGATGAAACCGGCGCGGGCATGACCCCCGTGCGCGAAGCCTTGCGCAGGCTGACCGCCGAAGGTGCGCTGGAGGCATTCGGCAACCGCCGGATCGCGGTGCCCGTTCTCAGGCCTGATTGCATCGCCGAACTGGTGACGGCCCGCGTCGCGGTCGAGCCGATCCTGGCCCGGCAGGCCGCTGCGCGCATCGACGACGAGGTGATCGCCCAGCTGGCGGCCATTGACGACCGTCTTGATCTTGCGATTTCACAGGGGGATATCCGCCTGTATTTGCAGGAAAACCACCGGTTTCACGCGCGCCTGAACCAGGTCGCCCAGGCGCCTATCCTGACCGCGATCGTCGACAGCCTGTGGTTGCGGTTCGGGCCCAGCCTGCGCGTCGTCTGCGGGCAGATCGGAACGCGCAGCCTGCCGGACCGTCACAAGGACCTGGTGCAGGCCCTGCAGGCCCGCGATCCCGAGGCCGCGGCACAGGCCATCGAAGAGGACGTGGTGCAGGGGATGGAGATGATCATGGCCGGATTGACCGCCCCCTGA
- a CDS encoding polyamine ABC transporter substrate-binding protein: MTFTASCALIAGFANAEEVRVYNWSDYIDEELLTKFEEETGLDLIYDVFDSNELLETKMLAGGSGYDVVVPTGTFLQRQIQAGAFQKLDKSKLPNIENMWDVIADRTSKYDPGNEHAINYMWGTTGLGVNIGKVKELLGEDAPIDSWDLVFKPENMEKLAACGVHFLDAPAEMIPAALNYIGEDPDSHDPDVIAKAEAVYAPVRPYIQKFHSSEYINALANGDICVAVGWSGDILQARDRAAEADNGIEIGYFAPKEGAQMWFDQMAIPVDAPNPDGAHKFLNFIMDAQNMAAASNYVYYANGNKASQEFLVEDVIGDPAIYPSAEALDNTFTTTPFEPKVQRVVTRLWTKIKSGT, from the coding sequence ATGACTTTCACTGCAAGCTGCGCGCTGATCGCCGGATTTGCGAATGCCGAAGAAGTTCGGGTCTACAACTGGTCCGACTACATCGACGAAGAACTGCTGACCAAGTTCGAAGAAGAGACCGGCCTTGACCTGATCTATGACGTCTTCGACAGCAACGAACTGCTGGAAACCAAGATGCTGGCCGGTGGATCCGGTTATGACGTCGTGGTGCCGACCGGCACCTTCCTGCAGCGCCAGATCCAGGCCGGCGCCTTTCAAAAGCTGGACAAGTCCAAGCTGCCCAACATCGAAAACATGTGGGACGTGATCGCCGACCGCACCAGCAAGTACGACCCCGGCAACGAACATGCGATCAACTACATGTGGGGCACCACCGGGCTGGGCGTGAACATCGGCAAGGTCAAGGAACTGCTGGGCGAAGACGCCCCGATCGACAGCTGGGACCTGGTGTTCAAACCCGAGAACATGGAAAAGCTGGCCGCCTGCGGCGTGCATTTCCTGGACGCGCCGGCGGAAATGATCCCGGCCGCGCTGAACTACATCGGTGAAGACCCCGACAGCCATGACCCGGACGTGATCGCCAAGGCCGAGGCGGTCTATGCCCCCGTGCGCCCCTACATCCAGAAGTTCCACAGCTCGGAATACATCAACGCGCTGGCCAATGGCGACATCTGCGTGGCGGTCGGCTGGTCCGGCGACATCCTGCAGGCCCGCGACCGCGCCGCCGAGGCCGACAACGGCATCGAGATCGGCTATTTCGCGCCCAAGGAAGGCGCCCAGATGTGGTTTGACCAGATGGCCATTCCGGTCGATGCCCCCAACCCCGATGGCGCGCACAAGTTCCTGAACTTCATCATGGATGCGCAGAACATGGCGGCAGCGTCGAACTATGTCTATTACGCCAACGGCAACAAGGCGTCGCAGGAATTCCTGGTCGAAGACGTGATCGGCGATCCGGCGATCTACCCGTCGGCCGAGGCGCTGGACAACACCTTTACCACCACGCCGTTCGAGCCCAAGGTGCAGCGTGTCGTGACGCGCCTGTGGACCAAGATCAAATCGGGCACCTGA
- a CDS encoding ABC transporter ATP-binding protein, translated as MAASVFAPWNDPNQKPLIEFQGVTKRFGDFTAIDNLSLKIYAQEFFALLGPSGCGKTTMMRMLAGFETPTEGHILLNGQSIDNVPPNKRAVNMMFQSYALFPHLSVWDNIAFGLRRESKDKATIEARVEEMLRLTRLSKFAKRKPHQISGGQRQRVALARSLAKAPKLLLLDEPLGALDRKLREETQFELMDIQEKTGTTFVIVTHDQEEAMTVASRVAVMDEGRIVQVSTPDVIYEAPNSVYVADFIGDVNLIRGTAKARGVAPAPKPAETPKQQPAAPAKAASEPDRRPQPNALGEWLHDNLLAPVLGEREKPPAMLPAPDQSSAPAQPDDDGLPEGGIEITWAEGQPKVIATNGAHDLDGKEIVLALRPEKVSISKTRPDTTNALKGKVIDIGYLGNISTYHVELAGGLMVKSQVTNTRRISRRDITWEDEVWISFTTTAGVVLVE; from the coding sequence ATGGCCGCTAGCGTATTTGCCCCCTGGAACGATCCGAACCAGAAACCCCTGATCGAATTTCAGGGCGTGACCAAACGGTTTGGCGACTTCACCGCAATCGACAACCTTTCACTGAAGATCTACGCACAGGAGTTCTTTGCCCTGCTTGGCCCGTCCGGCTGCGGCAAGACCACCATGATGCGGATGCTGGCAGGGTTCGAAACCCCGACCGAAGGCCACATCCTGCTGAACGGCCAAAGCATCGACAACGTGCCCCCGAACAAGCGCGCCGTGAACATGATGTTCCAAAGCTATGCGCTGTTCCCGCATCTGTCCGTCTGGGACAACATCGCCTTTGGCCTGCGCCGCGAAAGCAAGGACAAGGCGACGATCGAGGCCCGCGTCGAAGAGATGCTGCGCCTGACCCGCCTGTCGAAATTCGCCAAGCGCAAGCCGCACCAGATTTCCGGCGGCCAGCGCCAGCGCGTCGCGCTTGCCCGGTCCCTGGCCAAGGCGCCAAAGCTGCTGTTGCTCGACGAACCGCTGGGCGCGCTTGACCGCAAGCTGCGCGAAGAGACCCAGTTCGAACTGATGGACATCCAGGAAAAGACCGGCACGACCTTTGTGATCGTCACCCACGACCAGGAAGAGGCGATGACCGTCGCCAGCCGCGTTGCCGTGATGGACGAAGGCCGCATCGTGCAGGTTTCGACCCCTGACGTGATCTACGAGGCGCCCAATTCGGTCTATGTCGCCGACTTCATCGGCGATGTGAACCTGATCCGTGGCACCGCCAAGGCCCGCGGTGTGGCCCCCGCGCCCAAGCCGGCCGAAACGCCCAAACAGCAGCCCGCCGCCCCCGCAAAGGCAGCGTCCGAACCGGATCGCCGCCCGCAACCCAACGCCCTTGGCGAATGGCTGCATGACAACCTGCTGGCCCCCGTTCTGGGCGAGCGTGAAAAGCCCCCGGCCATGCTGCCCGCCCCCGACCAGTCCAGCGCCCCGGCGCAACCCGATGACGACGGACTGCCCGAGGGCGGCATCGAAATCACCTGGGCCGAAGGCCAGCCCAAGGTCATCGCCACCAATGGCGCGCATGACCTGGATGGCAAGGAAATCGTCCTTGCCCTGCGCCCCGAGAAAGTCAGCATTTCGAAAACCCGGCCCGACACCACCAATGCCCTGAAGGGCAAGGTGATCGACATCGGCTATCTGGGCAACATCTCGACCTATCACGTTGAATTGGCGGGCGGGTTGATGGTCAAATCCCAGGTGACGAACACGCGCCGCATCTCGCGCCGCGACATCACCTGGGAAGACGAGGTCTGGATCAGCTTCACCACCACCGCTGGCGTGGTGCTGGTCGAATGA
- a CDS encoding ABC transporter permease subunit translates to MRRFTLIAVPYLWLLAFFLIPFAIVLKISLSDVALARPPYMPQLDLSAGWEGLRSFLADLDFENFTFLTTDDLYWKAYLSSLRIAAISTALTLLVGFPIAYGMARAAPEWRPTLLMLVILPFWTSFLIRVYSWMGILSTEGLLNQFLLGLGVISEPLAIMNTNKAVYIGIVYTYLPFMILPIYAALEKMDDSLLEAAEDLGCSRLSAFWLITAPLSKGGVIAGCFLVFIPALGEFVIPSLLGGSETLMIGKVLFEEFFTNLDWPVASAVAVILLLILIVPIILFQRNQQKAREAEQ, encoded by the coding sequence ATGCGCCGCTTTACCCTGATCGCCGTGCCCTACCTGTGGCTGTTGGCGTTTTTCCTGATCCCCTTTGCCATCGTCCTCAAGATTTCCCTGTCGGACGTCGCCCTGGCACGCCCGCCCTACATGCCGCAGCTGGACCTGAGCGCCGGCTGGGAGGGGCTGCGCAGTTTCCTGGCCGATCTCGATTTCGAGAATTTCACCTTTCTGACCACCGACGATCTGTACTGGAAGGCCTATCTCAGCTCGTTGCGGATTGCCGCGATATCGACGGCCCTCACGCTGCTGGTCGGCTTTCCCATCGCCTATGGCATGGCCCGGGCCGCGCCGGAATGGCGGCCGACCCTGCTGATGCTGGTGATCCTGCCGTTCTGGACCTCGTTCCTGATCCGCGTCTATTCCTGGATGGGCATCCTGTCGACCGAAGGCCTGCTGAACCAGTTCCTGCTGGGCCTTGGCGTCATTTCCGAACCGCTGGCCATCATGAACACCAACAAGGCGGTCTATATCGGCATCGTCTACACCTATCTGCCCTTCATGATCCTGCCGATCTATGCGGCGCTGGAAAAGATGGACGACAGCCTGCTCGAGGCGGCCGAGGACCTTGGCTGTTCGCGACTGTCGGCCTTTTGGCTGATCACCGCGCCCCTGTCCAAGGGCGGCGTGATCGCGGGCTGTTTCCTTGTGTTCATCCCTGCGCTTGGCGAATTCGTCATTCCGTCGCTGCTGGGCGGATCGGAAACCCTGATGATCGGCAAAGTGCTGTTCGAAGAGTTCTTTACCAACCTCGACTGGCCCGTGGCCTCGGCCGTGGCGGTGATCCTGCTGCTGATCCTGATCGTCCCGATCATCCTGTTCCAGCGCAACCAGCAAAAGGCGCGCGAGGCCGAACAATGA